A stretch of the Halictus rubicundus isolate RS-2024b chromosome 16, iyHalRubi1_principal, whole genome shotgun sequence genome encodes the following:
- the Lgr3 gene encoding leucine-rich repeat-containing G protein-coupled receptor 3, whose product MRYKRIGAIGASLIASLCLLSGLMYYFNQDSASCPMGTFLCHNTTVCLPQKYWCNQEENCPYGDDEQECFDSNGWMHWFEINRTSVIKAVKETHCDYTDTPPRCIYENCRAICHSYSEISQNFSVNVTGISVYNSSIEHIPANAFGQYPNLLMLYLDGINIHEIEVGAFANLTQLYWLIINNNKISQLLPGHFTDLMSLESLWANQNRITVANLSDLDGSTSLMFINLSENRLTSGTLQLPYRSTLEEIMLDQNDFETIPNTLFAGCPALKSLSMQKNVIRTIEEDTFLHLEQLIELKLAFNKITSVPLNVFRPLKNLTKLELGYNHLHNLPMAVLYPMRQLQSLDLEDINLDTLHKNAFDGFHQLSYVYFKKFHYCATYAPKAQRCRPFSDGVSSLSHLLDKTLLRTAVWVISCVTCTGNVLVLWGRFTAKDENRVLTIIIRNLAVSDTLMGIYLFVIAVTDMKFRDKYNQVASSWMSSWLCICLGILAMTSSEVSVLILSFMSLERYMLIVAPLKGHRTMTPQTASATVMVIWIIGVTLALVPVVHWQSSTKFYGVNGMCFPLHIDEPYSTGWEYSAFIFLGLNLTGLITIGYVYAGMFVSIWKTRHACSLSVRDSEFALRFFFIVLTDAACWAPIIILKIRAMMMYPIPADLHAWLVVFILPVNSAVNPLLYTFTTPKFRERLNNGCFEKFRSFVSRKSSSGDPQELATVSKKHVLLFLLNGTRNDHKKPRRFRCVLPIKADHLQN is encoded by the exons ATGAGGTACAAACGCATCGGTGCGATCGGCGCGTCATTGATCGCATCTCTGTGCCTGCTTTCGGGACTCATGTATTATTTTAATCAAG ATAGCGCAAGCTGCCCGATGGGAACGTTCCTCTGCCATAACACGACGGTATGTTTGCCTCAAAAATACTGGTGCAACCAGGAAGAGAACTGCCCTTATGGTGACGATGAGCAAGAATGCT TTGACTCTAACGGATGGATGCACTGGTTCGAAATCAACAGAACTTCTGTAATAAAAGCTGTGAAGGAAACCCATTGCG ATTATACCGATACTCCTCCGAGATGCATTTATGAGAATTGTCGTGCAATATGCCACTCATATTCTGAAATATCACAAAATTTCTCGGTCAACGTTACTGGGAT ATCTGTGTACAATAGTTCCATTGAACATATTCCAGCGAACGCTTTTGGGCAATACCCAAATCTACTTATGCT ATATCTCGATGGCATCAACATTCATGAAATAGAAGTTGGAGCTTTCGCAAATTTAACGCAACTATATTGGCT aattataaataataataaaatcagCCAGTTACTGCCCGGCCATTTTACCGATTTAATGAGCTTGGAATCTTTGTGGGCGAATCAAAACAGAATCACTGTAGCTAATTTGTCAGACCTGGATGGAAGCACGAGCTTAATGTTCAT CAATTTAAGTGAAAATCGATTAACGTCCGGAACTCTGCAACTGCCGTATCGATCGACGCTGGAGGAGAT AATGTTAGACCAGAATGATTTTGAAACCATACCGAACACTCTTTTCGCCGGATGTCCTGCACTAAAATCTTT AAGCATGCAGAAAAATGTAATAAGAACGATCGAGGAGGACACGTTCCTGCATTTGGAACAGCTGATCGAACT CAAGTTGGCGTTCAATAAAATCACGAGCGTTCCGCTGAATGTGTTCCGGCCGCTGAAAAATTTAACGAAGTT GGAATTGGGCTACAATCATCTGCATAATTTGCCAATGGCGGTGCTGTATCCGATGAGGCAACTTCAGTCTCT TGATTTAGAAGATATAAACTTGGATACATTGCACAAAAACGCATTCGACGGGTTCCATCAGCTGAGTTACGT atatttcaaaaaatttcactATTGTGCAACTTATGCACCGAAGGCACAACGATGTCGACCTTTCAGCGACG GTGTCTCGTCACTGTCTCACTTGCTGGATAAAACTTTACTACGCACAGCAGTGTGGGTAATATCCTGCGTTACTTGTACGGGGAACGTGCTCGTTCTTTGGGGAAGATTTACCGCTAAGGATGAAAATCGGGTACTCACTATCATCATCAGAAACCTGGCCG TCTCTGACACGTTAATGGGAATCTATCTGTTCGTAATCGCCGTGACGGACATGAAATTCCGCGACAAATACAACCAAGTCGCCAGTTCCTGGATGTCATCCTGGTTGTGCATCTGTTTGGGAATTTTGGCGATGACGTCTTCGGAG GTTTCAGTATTGATCCTGTCGTTCATGTCGTTGGAGCGGTATATGCTAATCGTGGCACCACTGAAAGGTCACCGTACCATGACACCGCAGACAGCATCCGCAACGGTGATGGTCATATGGATCATCGGCGTTACCCTAGCGCTTGTGCCAG TTGTTCATTGGCAAAGCAGTACAAAGTTTTATGGAGTCAATGGAATGTGCTTTCCCTTACATATTGATGAACCGTATTCGACTGGATGGGAATACTCAGCCTTCATTTTCTTGGGATTGAATCTGACAGG ATTGATCACGATCGGCTACGTTTATGCGGGGATGTTTGTCAGCATCTGGAAAACAAGACACGCGTGTTCCTTGTCTGTTCGTGATTCTGAATTCGCTCTGAGGTTCTTCTTTATAGTTTTAACAGATGCGGCTTGTTGGGCGCCGATTATCATTCTCAAAATTAGAGCTATGATGATGTATCCTATACCAG CGGATTTGCACGCCTGGTTGGTAGTTTTCATACTTCCCGTTAACAGTGCAGTTAATCCTTTACTATACACATTCACTACTCCAAAATTTCGCGAAAGGCTGAATAATGGATGCTTTGAAAAATTTCGAAGTTTTGTTTCGCGGAAAAGTTCCTCTGGAG ATCCTCAAGAGTTGGCGACAGTAAGCAAGAAGCATGTGCTATTATTCCTCCTGAATGGAACTCGTAACGATCATAAAAAGCCTCGTAGGTTCCGTTGCGTTTTACCTATAAAAGCAGATCATTTGCAGAATTAA